Proteins encoded by one window of Lathyrus oleraceus cultivar Zhongwan6 chromosome 1, CAAS_Psat_ZW6_1.0, whole genome shotgun sequence:
- the LOC127119586 gene encoding polyadenylate-binding protein-interacting protein 9, translating into MAAAVVSGDISTDANKMDSKPKAESEFSVQKLVDMFTKLNPLAKEFFPSSYGPSNDHRRQGYNIVRPNNFLVNTKASPNDDHHNNRRRRNNFTQGRRRLNGRSLKAQREDSVRRTVYVSDIDQHVTEERLAALFTNCGQVIDCRICGDPHSVLRFAFVEFADEHGARAALTLGGTVLGYYPVRVLPSKTAILPVNPTFLPRSDDEREMCTRTVYCTNIDKKISQAEVKSFFESSCGGEVTRLRLLGDQVHSTRIAFVEFAIAESAILALNCSGMLLGTQQIRVSPSKTPVRPRVTRPVSR; encoded by the exons ATGGCTGCTGCGGTTGTTTCTGGTGACATTTCAACTGATGCCAACAAAATGGACTCAAAACCAAAAGCTGAATCTGAATTCAGTGTTCAGAAGCTGGTTGACATGTTCACGAAGCTGAATCCTCTGGCTAAGGAGTTTTTTCCTTCATCTTATGGTCCTAGCAATGATCATCGTCGTCAGGGGTATAATATCGTGAGACCAAACAATTTTTTGGTCAACACTAAGGCATCACCTAATGATGATCATCATAACAATCGAAGG AGAAGAAACAACTTTACTCAAGGGAGGAGAAGGTTGAACGGAAGGTCGCTGAAGGCTCAGAGAGAAGACAGCGTTAGGAGAACAGTTTATGTTTCTGATATCGATCAGCAT GTTACTGAGGAGCGGCTTGCAGCCTTATTCACCAACTGTGGACAA GTGATTGATTGCCGAATCTGTGGTGATCCACATTCAGTTCTTCGATTTGCTTTTGTCGAGTTTGCTGATGAGC ATGGTGCAAGGGCAGCTCTAACCCTTGGTGGTACTGTGCTTGGATACTATCCAGTGAGGGTCCTACCTTCCAAAACTGCTATCCTTCCTGTGAATCCTACATTCCTCCCTAGG TCGGATGATGAGCGGGAAATGTGTACCAGGACTGTCTATTGTACAAACATTGACAAGAAG ATTTCTCAAGCTGAAGTGAAGAGTTTTTTTGAGTCATCCTGTGGGGGCGAG GTTACGCGCTTGAGGCTTTTGGGGGACCAGGTGCATTCAACTCGAATTGCTTTTGTGGAATTTGCAATA GCAGAAAGTGCCATCCTTGCACTAAACTGTAGCGGCATGCTCTTGGGAACCCAGCAAATCAG GGTAAGTCCTTCCAAGACTCCAGTGAGGCCAAGGGTCACTCGTCCAGTATCGCGTTAA